The following coding sequences lie in one Montipora foliosa isolate CH-2021 chromosome 11, ASM3666993v2, whole genome shotgun sequence genomic window:
- the LOC137976441 gene encoding NLR family CARD domain-containing protein 3-like isoform X2 yields MASGPAVFPSTRESTNYARLCRLLVDVGSQALRDTFDRIHSPATLHRILSSTSAYYPTLQSLRKRRILNPIQWGKLYPSVCSSVSSASFDITLLVVLLRNICGFSPPASTGNWDMLPLPGDNSCEANIARIKYYRNEVYAHANQASVDDATFNMLWQDISNALIAVGSGTTYASAISRLKTECMDPDFEEHYRELLKQWKKDDDNTKEELDELKEMVKSEVKEVKEMVKSEVREVKEMLTQWKRKEGDAKDNMGGIEGTSNENLEQANAQKTKEGQREGESQLQEFIQRLKDIVISSTGHVTDLQQPFRPNPGEGPPAKDFTVDEIFVNVVIREGRVSYNFPADRWEQLKVYPMASAEQTNPLRPQDIFDSGHRNVLAVGRPGIGKTLLCTRLLRFWASDDTKIQSQCEVAFLLKFRHLNSQPDLNLRELLTRAETVECLEDGLWQYIKDNPSKVLLIFDGLDEFSSTPGIARDDSRFNNTAEVRMPMGCLYKKIASGKLFQGCTLLTTVRPTAVEDVRELQFDRTVEITGFTFEQVEEFVEKFTKDDDSGKLKEIIWQHISTNINLFSLCYIPVNCFIICHCLLQLINISSDAEHKLPVKITEIYSISVKIFFYKHSRGKYSCSKTDLGCYMYKRFDDLQPENDEVFKKLGKIAFNGIKGGELVFESLEVSGLEDCGLLHRLPDIKPRKLTQPSRAQYCFTHLTVQEFFAAKHLTDTLPKDKLQRFVADHIRVGTWKVVMQFVAGLLEPDTRQRTTKSEIFTHLLPEKIGRSDQSDLIWWPCSEEDKRLALDVCKCLYEFDGEQEKVKIQSKGAQIGFNAVDFSQMGVVPIDCPAVMGFVRDANVISLKIDSNSAGQLGCKEIQYSLKDVNCKLTQLKLRVNNIGDQGAAHLSDALKDVNCKLTQLDLGGNKIGDQGAAHLGDALKDVNCKLTELNLWDNKIGDQGAAHLSDALKDVNCKLTQLDLETNKIGYQGAAHLSDALKDVNCKLTQLNLCNNKIGDQGAAHLSDALKDVNCKFTQLDLRRNKIGDQGAAHLSDALKDVNCKLTKLNLCNNKIGDQGAAHLSDALKDVNCKLTQLDLAINEIGDQGAAHLSDALKDVNCKLTRLNLWGNEIGDQGAAHLSDALKDVNCKLTLLNLRGNKIGGQGAAHLSDAFKDVNCKLTLLNLRGNKIGGQGAAHLSDALKDVNCKLTQLDLLGNKIGDQGAAHLSDALKDVNCKLTQLVLASNEIGDQGAAHLSDALKDVNCKLTGLTLGGNKIGDQGAAHLSDALKDVNCNLTQLDLGGNNLGDQEAAHLSDALKDVNCKLTQLDLAINEIGDQGAAHLSDALKDVNCKLTQLDLAINEIGDQGAAHLSDALKDVICKLTQLNLRGNKIGDQGAAHLIDALKDVNCKLTQLFLASNEIDQGTADLSDAIKYANCKVTQLNLWDNEIGYQGASHLSDALKDVSR; encoded by the exons ATGGCATCTGGTCCAGCAGTCTTTCCCTCAACAAGAGAGAGCACAAACTATGCCCGTTTGTGCCGTCTTTTAGTGGATGTAGGATCTCAGGCCCTTCGCGATACCTTTGACAGAATACATTCTCCAGCTACTCTTCACAGGATTTTGTCAAGTACTTCAGCATATTACCCTACATTGCAGTCACTTAGAAAGAGAAGAATTTTGAATCCCATACAGTGGGGAAAGCTATACCCAAGTGTTTGTTCATCTGTGTCATCAGCCAGCTTTGACATTACGCTTCTGGTGGTATTGCTGCGAAATATATGTGGTTTCAGTCCTCCTGCCAGTACTGGAAACTGGGACATGCTTCCTCTTCCTGGTGATAACAGTTGTGAGGCAAACATAGCAAGAATCAAGTATTACAGAAATGAAGTCTATGCTCATGCCAACCAAGCTTCTGTTGATGATGCAACATTCAATATGTTATGGCAGGATATAAGTAATGCATTGATAGCCGTTGGATCTGGAACAACTTATGCCAGTGCGATCAGCCGACTGAAGACTGAGTGCATGGATCCTGATTTTGAGGAGCACTATCGAGAATtactaaagcagtggaaaaaggatgatgATAACACCAAGGAGGAGCTTGATGAACTGAAAG AAATGGTGAAGTCAGAAGTCAAAGAAGTGAAAG AAATGGTGAAGTCAGAAGTCAGAGAAGTGAAAG AAATGCTCACCCAGTGGAAGAGGAAAGAGGGAGACGCAAAAGACAACATGGGAGGGATCGAAG GTACAAGCAACGAGAACTTGGAGCAGGCAAATGCACAGAAAACAAAGGAAGGCCAACGTGAAG GTGAATCGCAACTGCAAGAATTCATACAGAGGTTAAAAGATATTGTCATATCAAGTACCGGGCACGTTACAGATCTTCAACAACCTTTCCGACCAAATCCAGGTGAAGGGCCACCAGCTAAAGATTTCACCGTGGACGAAATCTTTGTCAATGTTGTTATTCGTGAAGGCAGAGTGAGCTATAACTTTCCCGCTGACAGATGGGAACAACTTAAAGTGTACCCCATGGCCAGTGCAGAGCAGACTAATCCTTTACGACCTCAAGATATCTTTGATTCTGGTCACAGGAACGTTCTCGCTGTTGGTCGTCCTGGAATTGGGAAAACTTTGTTATGTACTAGGCTTCTTCGATTTTGGGCTTCTGATGATACCAAAATACAATCGCAATGTGAAGTAGCCTTTCTTCTGAAATTCAGACACTTGAACTCGCAACCAGATCTTAATCTCCGTGAACTGTTGACTCGCGCAGAAACAGTAGAATGTTTAGAAGATGGATTGTGGCAATACATTAAAGACAACCCAAGCAAAGTGCTTTTGATTTTCGATGGGCTTGACGAATTTTCTTCAACGCCAGGCATTGCCAGAGATGACTCTCGCTTCAACAACACTGCAGAGGTGAGAATGCCTATGGGTTGTCTGTACAAGAAAATTGCTTCTGGGAAGCTTTTTCAGGGTTGTACACTGTTAACAACAGTAAGGCCAACTGCTGTTGAAGATGTCAGAGAACTACAGTTTGATAGAACCGTTGAAATCACCGGATTTACATTTGAGCAAGTTGAAGAGTTTGTGGAGAAGTTTACAAAAGATGATGACAGTGGTAAGCTAAAAGAAATAATATGGCAACACATTAGCACCAACATCAACCTGTTTTCATTGTGCTATATCCCTGTGAATTGTTTCATCATTTGTCACTGCTTACTACAACTAATTAACATCAGCTCTGACGCTGAGCACAAACTACCCGTAAAGATTACTGAAATCTACAGCATTAGTGTGAAGATTTTCTTTTACAAGCACAGCCGTGGTAAATACAGTTGCTCTAAAACTGACCTTGGTTGCTACATGTACAAGAGATTTGATGATCTTCAACCTGAAAATGATGAGGTGTTTAAGAAACTGGGAAAAATAGCTTTTAATGGCATTAAAGGTGGAGAACTTGTCTTTGAATCACTTGAAGTGAGTGGACTGGAGGATTGTGGGCTGCTTCACCGATTACCTGACATCAAACCTCGAAAACTCACTCAACCATCCAGAGCTCAATACTGTTTTACCCACTTAACCGTTCAAGAATTCTTTGCAGCCAAGCATCTCACGGATACCTTGCCTAAAGACAAGCTGCAAAGATTTGTCGCCGATCATATTCGTGTTGGGACCTGGAAAGTTGTAATGCAGTTTGTGGCTGGATTGTTGGAACCTGATACTAGGCAACGAACGACAAAGAGTGAGATATTTACCCACCTTCTTCCGGAGAAGATTGGGAGGAGTGACCAGTCAGATCTGATCTGGTGGCCATGTTCTGAGGAAGACAAACGTCTGGCTTTGGACGTTTGTAAGTGCTTGTATGAGTTTGATGGCGAGCAGGAGAAAgtgaaaattcaaagcaaaggaGCACAAATTGGTTTTAATGCTGTAGATTTTAGTCAAATGGGAGTTGTCCCAATAGACTGTCCAGCGGTGATGGGTTTTGTGAGGGATGCTAATGTGATATCTCTGAAAATCGATTCAAACTCTGCCGGGCAATTGGGCTGTAAAGAGATTCAATattcactcaaagatgttaattgtaaactcactcagctgaagcTCAGGGTTAACAACATAGGAGATCAAGgcgcagcacacctgagtgatgcactcaaagatgttaattgtaaactcactcagctggacctcgggggtaacaagataggagatcaaggagcagcacacctgggtgatgcactcaaagatgttaattgtaaactcactgaGCTGAACCTCTGGGAtaacaagataggagatcaaggagcagcacacctgagtgatgcactcaaagatgttaattgtaaactcactcagctggacctagAGACCAACAAGATAGGatatcaaggagcagcacacctgagtgatgcactcaaagatgttaattgtaaactcactcagctgaacctctgcaataacaagataggagatcaaggagcagcacacctgagtgatgcactcaaagatgttaattgtaaattcactcagctggacctacGGCGTAACAAGATAGGAGaccaaggagcagcacacctgagtgatgcactcaaagatgttaattgtaaactcactaaGCTGAACCTCTGCAAtaacaagataggagatcaaggagcagcacacctgagtgatgcactcaaagatgttaattgtaaactcactcagcttgACCTAGCGATTaacgagataggagatcaaggagcagcacacctgagtgatgcactcaaagatgttaattgtaaactcactcggCTGAACCTCTGGGGTaacgagataggagatcaaggagcagcacacctgagtgatgcactcaaagatgttaattgtaaactcactctgCTGAACCTCAGGGGTAACAAGATAGGAGgccaaggagcagcacacctgagtgatgcattcaaagatgttaattgtaaactcactctgCTGAACCTCAGGGGTAACAAGATAGGAGgccaaggagcagcacacctgagtgatgcactcaaagatgttaattgtaaactcactcagctggacctactgggtaacaagataggagaccaaggagcagcacacctgagtgatgcactcaaagatgttaattgtaaactcactcagcttgTCCTAGCGAGTaacgagataggagatcaaggagcagcacacctgagtgatgcactcaaagatgttaattgtaaactcactggGCTGACCCTCGGGGGTAACAAGATAGGAGaccaaggagcagcacacctgagtgatgcactcaaagatgttaattgtaatcTCACTCAGCTTGACCTAGGGGGTAACAACTTAGGAGATCAAgaagcagcacacctgagtgatgcactcaaagatgttaattgtaaactcactcagcttgACCTAGCGATTaacgagataggagatcaaggagcagcacacctgagtgatgcactcaaagatgttaattgtaaactcactcagcttgACCTAGCGATTaacgagataggagatcaaggagcagcacacctgagtgatgcactcaaagatgttatttgtaaactcactcagctgaacctcaggggtaacaagataggagaccaaggagcagcacacctgattgatgcactcaaagatgttaattgtaaactcactcagctctTCCTAGCGAGTAACGAGATAGATCAAGGAACAGCAGACCTGAGTGATGCAATCAAATATGCTAATTGTAAagtcactcagctgaacctctGGGATAACGAGATAGGATATCAAGGAGCatcacacctgagtgatgcactcaaagatgttagtCGTTAA
- the LOC137976441 gene encoding NLR family CARD domain-containing protein 3-like isoform X4, producing the protein MASGPAVFPSTRESTNYARLCRLLVDVGSQALRDTFDRIHSPATLHRILSSTSAYYPTLQSLRKRRILNPIQWGKLYPSVCSSVSSASFDITLLVVLLRNICGFSPPASTGNWDMLPLPGDNSCEANIARIKYYRNEVYAHANQASVDDATFNMLWQDISNALIAVGSGTTYASAISRLKTECMDPDFEEHYRELLKQWKKDDDNTKEELDELKEMVKSEVKEVKEMVKSEVREVKEMLTQWKRKEGDAKDNMGGIEGESQLQEFIQRLKDIVISSTGHVTDLQQPFRPNPGEGPPAKDFTVDEIFVNVVIREGRVSYNFPADRWEQLKVYPMASAEQTNPLRPQDIFDSGHRNVLAVGRPGIGKTLLCTRLLRFWASDDTKIQSQCEVAFLLKFRHLNSQPDLNLRELLTRAETVECLEDGLWQYIKDNPSKVLLIFDGLDEFSSTPGIARDDSRFNNTAEVRMPMGCLYKKIASGKLFQGCTLLTTVRPTAVEDVRELQFDRTVEITGFTFEQVEEFVEKFTKDDDSGKLKEIIWQHISTNINLFSLCYIPVNCFIICHCLLQLINISSDAEHKLPVKITEIYSISVKIFFYKHSRGKYSCSKTDLGCYMYKRFDDLQPENDEVFKKLGKIAFNGIKGGELVFESLEVSGLEDCGLLHRLPDIKPRKLTQPSRAQYCFTHLTVQEFFAAKHLTDTLPKDKLQRFVADHIRVGTWKVVMQFVAGLLEPDTRQRTTKSEIFTHLLPEKIGRSDQSDLIWWPCSEEDKRLALDVCKCLYEFDGEQEKVKIQSKGAQIGFNAVDFSQMGVVPIDCPAVMGFVRDANVISLKIDSNSAGQLGCKEIQYSLKDVNCKLTQLKLRVNNIGDQGAAHLSDALKDVNCKLTQLDLGGNKIGDQGAAHLGDALKDVNCKLTELNLWDNKIGDQGAAHLSDALKDVNCKLTQLDLETNKIGYQGAAHLSDALKDVNCKLTQLNLCNNKIGDQGAAHLSDALKDVNCKFTQLDLRRNKIGDQGAAHLSDALKDVNCKLTKLNLCNNKIGDQGAAHLSDALKDVNCKLTQLDLAINEIGDQGAAHLSDALKDVNCKLTRLNLWGNEIGDQGAAHLSDALKDVNCKLTLLNLRGNKIGGQGAAHLSDAFKDVNCKLTLLNLRGNKIGGQGAAHLSDALKDVNCKLTQLDLLGNKIGDQGAAHLSDALKDVNCKLTQLVLASNEIGDQGAAHLSDALKDVNCKLTGLTLGGNKIGDQGAAHLSDALKDVNCNLTQLDLGGNNLGDQEAAHLSDALKDVNCKLTQLDLAINEIGDQGAAHLSDALKDVNCKLTQLDLAINEIGDQGAAHLSDALKDVICKLTQLNLRGNKIGDQGAAHLIDALKDVNCKLTQLFLASNEIDQGTADLSDAIKYANCKVTQLNLWDNEIGYQGASHLSDALKDVSR; encoded by the exons ATGGCATCTGGTCCAGCAGTCTTTCCCTCAACAAGAGAGAGCACAAACTATGCCCGTTTGTGCCGTCTTTTAGTGGATGTAGGATCTCAGGCCCTTCGCGATACCTTTGACAGAATACATTCTCCAGCTACTCTTCACAGGATTTTGTCAAGTACTTCAGCATATTACCCTACATTGCAGTCACTTAGAAAGAGAAGAATTTTGAATCCCATACAGTGGGGAAAGCTATACCCAAGTGTTTGTTCATCTGTGTCATCAGCCAGCTTTGACATTACGCTTCTGGTGGTATTGCTGCGAAATATATGTGGTTTCAGTCCTCCTGCCAGTACTGGAAACTGGGACATGCTTCCTCTTCCTGGTGATAACAGTTGTGAGGCAAACATAGCAAGAATCAAGTATTACAGAAATGAAGTCTATGCTCATGCCAACCAAGCTTCTGTTGATGATGCAACATTCAATATGTTATGGCAGGATATAAGTAATGCATTGATAGCCGTTGGATCTGGAACAACTTATGCCAGTGCGATCAGCCGACTGAAGACTGAGTGCATGGATCCTGATTTTGAGGAGCACTATCGAGAATtactaaagcagtggaaaaaggatgatgATAACACCAAGGAGGAGCTTGATGAACTGAAAG AAATGGTGAAGTCAGAAGTCAAAGAAGTGAAAG AAATGGTGAAGTCAGAAGTCAGAGAAGTGAAAG AAATGCTCACCCAGTGGAAGAGGAAAGAGGGAGACGCAAAAGACAACATGGGAGGGATCGAAG GTGAATCGCAACTGCAAGAATTCATACAGAGGTTAAAAGATATTGTCATATCAAGTACCGGGCACGTTACAGATCTTCAACAACCTTTCCGACCAAATCCAGGTGAAGGGCCACCAGCTAAAGATTTCACCGTGGACGAAATCTTTGTCAATGTTGTTATTCGTGAAGGCAGAGTGAGCTATAACTTTCCCGCTGACAGATGGGAACAACTTAAAGTGTACCCCATGGCCAGTGCAGAGCAGACTAATCCTTTACGACCTCAAGATATCTTTGATTCTGGTCACAGGAACGTTCTCGCTGTTGGTCGTCCTGGAATTGGGAAAACTTTGTTATGTACTAGGCTTCTTCGATTTTGGGCTTCTGATGATACCAAAATACAATCGCAATGTGAAGTAGCCTTTCTTCTGAAATTCAGACACTTGAACTCGCAACCAGATCTTAATCTCCGTGAACTGTTGACTCGCGCAGAAACAGTAGAATGTTTAGAAGATGGATTGTGGCAATACATTAAAGACAACCCAAGCAAAGTGCTTTTGATTTTCGATGGGCTTGACGAATTTTCTTCAACGCCAGGCATTGCCAGAGATGACTCTCGCTTCAACAACACTGCAGAGGTGAGAATGCCTATGGGTTGTCTGTACAAGAAAATTGCTTCTGGGAAGCTTTTTCAGGGTTGTACACTGTTAACAACAGTAAGGCCAACTGCTGTTGAAGATGTCAGAGAACTACAGTTTGATAGAACCGTTGAAATCACCGGATTTACATTTGAGCAAGTTGAAGAGTTTGTGGAGAAGTTTACAAAAGATGATGACAGTGGTAAGCTAAAAGAAATAATATGGCAACACATTAGCACCAACATCAACCTGTTTTCATTGTGCTATATCCCTGTGAATTGTTTCATCATTTGTCACTGCTTACTACAACTAATTAACATCAGCTCTGACGCTGAGCACAAACTACCCGTAAAGATTACTGAAATCTACAGCATTAGTGTGAAGATTTTCTTTTACAAGCACAGCCGTGGTAAATACAGTTGCTCTAAAACTGACCTTGGTTGCTACATGTACAAGAGATTTGATGATCTTCAACCTGAAAATGATGAGGTGTTTAAGAAACTGGGAAAAATAGCTTTTAATGGCATTAAAGGTGGAGAACTTGTCTTTGAATCACTTGAAGTGAGTGGACTGGAGGATTGTGGGCTGCTTCACCGATTACCTGACATCAAACCTCGAAAACTCACTCAACCATCCAGAGCTCAATACTGTTTTACCCACTTAACCGTTCAAGAATTCTTTGCAGCCAAGCATCTCACGGATACCTTGCCTAAAGACAAGCTGCAAAGATTTGTCGCCGATCATATTCGTGTTGGGACCTGGAAAGTTGTAATGCAGTTTGTGGCTGGATTGTTGGAACCTGATACTAGGCAACGAACGACAAAGAGTGAGATATTTACCCACCTTCTTCCGGAGAAGATTGGGAGGAGTGACCAGTCAGATCTGATCTGGTGGCCATGTTCTGAGGAAGACAAACGTCTGGCTTTGGACGTTTGTAAGTGCTTGTATGAGTTTGATGGCGAGCAGGAGAAAgtgaaaattcaaagcaaaggaGCACAAATTGGTTTTAATGCTGTAGATTTTAGTCAAATGGGAGTTGTCCCAATAGACTGTCCAGCGGTGATGGGTTTTGTGAGGGATGCTAATGTGATATCTCTGAAAATCGATTCAAACTCTGCCGGGCAATTGGGCTGTAAAGAGATTCAATattcactcaaagatgttaattgtaaactcactcagctgaagcTCAGGGTTAACAACATAGGAGATCAAGgcgcagcacacctgagtgatgcactcaaagatgttaattgtaaactcactcagctggacctcgggggtaacaagataggagatcaaggagcagcacacctgggtgatgcactcaaagatgttaattgtaaactcactgaGCTGAACCTCTGGGAtaacaagataggagatcaaggagcagcacacctgagtgatgcactcaaagatgttaattgtaaactcactcagctggacctagAGACCAACAAGATAGGatatcaaggagcagcacacctgagtgatgcactcaaagatgttaattgtaaactcactcagctgaacctctgcaataacaagataggagatcaaggagcagcacacctgagtgatgcactcaaagatgttaattgtaaattcactcagctggacctacGGCGTAACAAGATAGGAGaccaaggagcagcacacctgagtgatgcactcaaagatgttaattgtaaactcactaaGCTGAACCTCTGCAAtaacaagataggagatcaaggagcagcacacctgagtgatgcactcaaagatgttaattgtaaactcactcagcttgACCTAGCGATTaacgagataggagatcaaggagcagcacacctgagtgatgcactcaaagatgttaattgtaaactcactcggCTGAACCTCTGGGGTaacgagataggagatcaaggagcagcacacctgagtgatgcactcaaagatgttaattgtaaactcactctgCTGAACCTCAGGGGTAACAAGATAGGAGgccaaggagcagcacacctgagtgatgcattcaaagatgttaattgtaaactcactctgCTGAACCTCAGGGGTAACAAGATAGGAGgccaaggagcagcacacctgagtgatgcactcaaagatgttaattgtaaactcactcagctggacctactgggtaacaagataggagaccaaggagcagcacacctgagtgatgcactcaaagatgttaattgtaaactcactcagcttgTCCTAGCGAGTaacgagataggagatcaaggagcagcacacctgagtgatgcactcaaagatgttaattgtaaactcactggGCTGACCCTCGGGGGTAACAAGATAGGAGaccaaggagcagcacacctgagtgatgcactcaaagatgttaattgtaatcTCACTCAGCTTGACCTAGGGGGTAACAACTTAGGAGATCAAgaagcagcacacctgagtgatgcactcaaagatgttaattgtaaactcactcagcttgACCTAGCGATTaacgagataggagatcaaggagcagcacacctgagtgatgcactcaaagatgttaattgtaaactcactcagcttgACCTAGCGATTaacgagataggagatcaaggagcagcacacctgagtgatgcactcaaagatgttatttgtaaactcactcagctgaacctcaggggtaacaagataggagaccaaggagcagcacacctgattgatgcactcaaagatgttaattgtaaactcactcagctctTCCTAGCGAGTAACGAGATAGATCAAGGAACAGCAGACCTGAGTGATGCAATCAAATATGCTAATTGTAAagtcactcagctgaacctctGGGATAACGAGATAGGATATCAAGGAGCatcacacctgagtgatgcactcaaagatgttagtCGTTAA